The Nesterenkonia xinjiangensis genome contains a region encoding:
- a CDS encoding ABC transporter permease, which translates to MTTLTQERHRTAPLPDDDGGAPGAGLLSSIGLFTLRSLRHSFRDAESVLMAVLLPVMLMLVFTFVLGESMAVGDGTRADYLAFVLPAIALTTAGFGASYTAVVVSNDVTTGFMDRLRTMPFPAVSVLLGHTVSSMVRNLLATSVVLLLAFALGFRTEASALELVAAVGLIAMWILVITCVFALLGLVSGSAEAANGYGFILLFLPYVSSGFAPVESMPSWLQGFAGHQPMTPIIDASRALITGGEVGSDWWIGTLWCIGFIVLSVWMTAVVFPRKVAR; encoded by the coding sequence ATGACCACGCTGACTCAGGAGCGGCACCGCACGGCTCCGCTCCCAGACGATGACGGCGGCGCACCCGGTGCCGGGCTGCTCAGCAGCATCGGCCTGTTCACCCTGCGCAGCCTGCGGCATTCTTTCCGCGACGCCGAATCCGTGCTGATGGCCGTGCTGCTGCCGGTGATGCTGATGCTCGTCTTCACCTTCGTGCTGGGCGAGTCGATGGCGGTCGGTGATGGCACCCGCGCCGACTATCTGGCCTTCGTACTGCCCGCGATCGCCCTGACCACCGCCGGATTCGGCGCCTCCTACACTGCCGTCGTCGTCAGCAACGACGTCACCACCGGTTTCATGGACCGGCTGCGGACCATGCCCTTTCCCGCGGTGAGCGTGCTGCTAGGGCACACGGTCTCCTCGATGGTCCGGAACCTGCTCGCCACCTCCGTGGTGCTCCTGCTGGCGTTCGCGCTGGGGTTCCGCACGGAGGCGAGCGCGCTGGAGCTGGTGGCAGCGGTCGGTCTCATCGCGATGTGGATCCTGGTGATCACCTGCGTCTTCGCCCTGCTGGGGCTGGTCTCCGGGTCCGCGGAGGCGGCCAACGGCTACGGCTTCATCCTGTTGTTCCTTCCCTACGTCTCCAGCGGCTTCGCTCCGGTGGAGTCCATGCCGAGCTGGCTCCAGGGATTCGCCGGGCACCAGCCGATGACGCCGATCATCGACGCTTCCCGGGCTCTGATCACCGGGGGCGAGGTCGGCTCGGACTGGTGGATCGGGACACTGTGGTGCATCGGCTTCATCGTCCTCTCGGTGTGGATGACGGCGGTGGTCTTCCCACGGAAGGTCGCGCGCTGA
- a CDS encoding glucosamine-6-phosphate deaminase — protein MQIMILPDSAAIGVWAAGHIMRRLADRRLRVLGVATGSSPLPVYDALALRLPRSGGRNVRADPESDKDARAEASLRSLTAFALDEYVGISPDRPESYHAVIRGEVTEKLGLDPARVHVPDGTAGDLEKACREYEQLIAEAGGVDLQILGIGATGHLGFNEPSSSFSSRTRVKTLAPQTRRDNARFFASEEQVPLHCVTQGLGTIMEASELLLVAYGEHKAPAVARAVEGPLTSMCPASIIQWHQDAVVLLDEAAASQLEHLDYYRHVQEHDLLPDQD, from the coding sequence GTGCAGATCATGATCCTTCCCGACTCCGCGGCCATCGGCGTGTGGGCCGCAGGCCACATCATGCGCCGGCTCGCCGACCGTCGACTGCGGGTTCTGGGCGTGGCCACCGGATCCTCCCCGCTGCCGGTCTACGACGCACTCGCTCTGCGCCTTCCACGCTCGGGAGGCAGGAACGTTCGTGCGGACCCCGAGTCAGATAAGGATGCACGGGCAGAGGCGAGTCTGAGGAGCCTGACGGCCTTCGCTCTGGACGAGTATGTCGGGATCTCCCCGGACCGGCCTGAGAGCTACCACGCCGTCATCCGGGGGGAGGTCACCGAGAAGCTCGGGCTGGACCCCGCGCGGGTGCATGTCCCGGACGGCACGGCGGGGGACCTGGAGAAGGCCTGCCGTGAGTACGAGCAGCTGATCGCCGAGGCCGGGGGAGTGGACCTGCAGATCCTCGGCATCGGTGCGACCGGCCATCTGGGGTTCAACGAGCCGTCATCCTCGTTCAGCTCCCGCACGCGGGTCAAGACGCTCGCCCCGCAGACTCGGCGGGACAACGCCCGCTTCTTCGCCTCGGAGGAGCAGGTGCCGCTGCACTGCGTCACCCAGGGGCTTGGCACCATCATGGAGGCCTCCGAGCTGCTGCTGGTCGCTTACGGGGAGCACAAGGCTCCGGCGGTGGCCCGCGCGGTGGAGGGGCCGCTGACCAGCATGTGCCCGGCTTCGATCATCCAATGGCATCAGGACGCCGTCGTGCTGCTCGACGAGGCGGCCGCCTCGCAGCTGGAGCATCTGGACTACTACCGGCATGTCCAGGAGCACGACCTGCTGCCCGACCAGGACTGA